A single region of the Latilactobacillus curvatus JCM 1096 = DSM 20019 genome encodes:
- the serS gene encoding serine--tRNA ligase, whose product MLDIKVIRENVQWAKDKLASRGVQAAEIDEVIALDEKRRALIVKTEELKKNRNAASEAIAVAKRNKEDATEQIAAMKNVGAEIKALDSELAEVKAKVDYILVRLPNFPDDSAPVGPDESFSREERKWSTPREFDFEPLAHWDIGEKLGILDFERAAKVSGSRFVYYKGAGARLERAIYNFMLDQHAKEGYEEMITPYLVNGESMFGTGQFPKFTEDVYTMTNEGEPMTLIPTAEVPLTNFYRDEILDGAQLPIYFTALSPAFRSEAGSAGRDTRGLIRMHQFNKVEMVKFTKPEESFNELEKMTADAENILKALNLPYHVITLATGDASFTSAKTYDIEVWLPAQNTYREISSCSDCTDFQARRAQIRYRDEDGHVNLVHTLNGSGLAVGRTVAAILENYQNEDGSVTIPEQLVPYMGGMTKIEAK is encoded by the coding sequence ATGTTAGATATTAAAGTCATTCGAGAAAATGTCCAATGGGCAAAGGATAAGTTAGCTAGCCGCGGTGTTCAAGCTGCAGAAATTGATGAGGTCATCGCATTAGATGAAAAACGCCGTGCCTTAATTGTGAAGACCGAAGAATTGAAGAAAAATCGCAATGCTGCTTCAGAAGCCATTGCCGTTGCCAAGCGCAATAAAGAAGATGCGACTGAACAAATCGCTGCCATGAAGAATGTTGGGGCCGAAATCAAGGCTTTGGATAGTGAATTGGCTGAAGTGAAGGCCAAAGTGGACTACATCTTAGTCCGCTTACCCAACTTCCCAGATGATTCAGCACCCGTTGGCCCAGATGAAAGTTTTAGCCGTGAAGAACGCAAATGGTCAACACCCCGTGAATTTGATTTTGAACCATTAGCACACTGGGATATCGGTGAAAAATTAGGCATCTTAGACTTTGAACGCGCCGCTAAAGTATCAGGTAGTCGCTTTGTTTACTATAAGGGTGCCGGTGCACGTCTTGAACGGGCCATTTATAACTTCATGTTGGATCAACATGCTAAAGAAGGCTATGAAGAAATGATTACGCCGTACTTAGTGAATGGCGAATCAATGTTTGGGACTGGCCAATTTCCTAAGTTTACGGAAGATGTTTACACAATGACCAACGAAGGCGAACCCATGACTTTGATTCCAACCGCCGAAGTGCCATTGACGAACTTCTACCGCGACGAAATCTTGGATGGCGCACAATTGCCAATCTACTTCACTGCCTTATCACCAGCTTTCCGTTCAGAAGCAGGAAGTGCCGGCCGTGATACCCGTGGTTTAATCCGGATGCATCAATTTAACAAAGTTGAAATGGTGAAATTCACGAAACCAGAAGAATCATTCAATGAACTAGAAAAAATGACCGCCGATGCTGAAAATATCTTAAAAGCATTGAACTTGCCATATCACGTCATCACATTGGCAACTGGCGATGCCAGCTTCACATCAGCTAAGACATACGATATCGAAGTTTGGTTACCAGCTCAAAATACGTACCGTGAAATCTCAAGTTGTTCAGATTGTACAGACTTCCAAGCACGCCGCGCCCAAATTCGTTATCGTGACGAAGATGGCCATGTCAACTTGGTCCACACATTGAACGGCTCAGGCTTAGCAGTCGGCCGGACAGTTGCCGCCATCTTGGAAAACTATCAAAACGAAGACGGCAGCGTCACAATCCCAGAACAATTGGTACCATACATGGGTGGCATGACGAAGATTGAAGCAAAATAA
- a CDS encoding helix-turn-helix domain-containing protein has product MNASESIFLTQAENDKYALLMEIVGLKRDELPVKKRIELSRNNQPLVEDVNLKQVAMLLNRSYGSLYNMYMSIIGDLKEIIGPDVDDIKTLFSVPTDAYHYLLVNKSEAFDFIKILLKGETVTFQEFWEAHDTSKATALRHLKGVRDLIRSFDIRMYYDSLRLEGDENKIHLVLTMLFWMATEGHTWPFEDVKRDDALKAFDVAIDRFQLEKTNILTRELGAYSIVLTYFRLLQGHTVSTELDGDFIRYPVPNMVSEYLK; this is encoded by the coding sequence TTGAACGCAAGTGAGAGTATTTTTCTAACGCAAGCGGAAAATGATAAGTACGCCTTATTAATGGAGATTGTTGGTTTAAAACGGGATGAGTTGCCTGTTAAAAAGCGGATTGAACTATCGCGTAATAATCAGCCGCTCGTTGAAGATGTGAATCTAAAACAAGTAGCAATGCTATTAAATCGCAGTTACGGTAGCTTGTACAATATGTACATGAGCATTATTGGGGACCTAAAGGAAATTATCGGACCGGATGTTGATGATATTAAAACCTTGTTCAGCGTTCCAACAGATGCCTATCACTATTTATTAGTGAATAAGTCAGAAGCGTTTGATTTTATCAAAATCTTACTCAAGGGTGAGACCGTTACATTCCAAGAATTCTGGGAAGCCCATGATACGAGTAAGGCAACGGCGCTACGCCATTTAAAAGGGGTGCGCGACTTAATTCGCTCATTTGATATCCGTATGTATTATGATTCACTTCGGTTAGAAGGCGACGAAAATAAAATTCATTTAGTCTTAACGATGTTATTCTGGATGGCAACGGAAGGGCATACCTGGCCCTTTGAAGATGTTAAACGAGACGATGCACTTAAGGCGTTCGATGTTGCGATTGATCGGTTCCAATTGGAAAAAACCAATATTTTGACCCGTGAACTAGGGGCGTATTCAATCGTCCTAACCTATTTCCGATTACTACAAGGTCACACGGTTTCAACTGAACTAGATGGCGATTTTATCCGTTATCCAGTTCCCAATATGGTTTCTGAATATCTAAAATAG
- a CDS encoding deoxynucleoside kinase, whose product MTLLVLAGTIGAGKTSLTKYLSDHLGTEAFYESVDDNEVLPLFYKDPTKYAFLLQIYFLNKRFDSIKQAYTDDNNILDRSIFEDSLLFHLNADLGRATATEVRVYDELLANMMQELPFAAHKKRPDLLIHVRVSFETMLSRIQKRGRSYEQLEADPTLYDYYKELNSRYDAWYEAYDESPKMQIDGDKLDFVENEADRQKVIEMIDERVKALNAEQEANMGA is encoded by the coding sequence ATGACATTGCTCGTACTTGCTGGCACAATTGGTGCAGGAAAAACTAGTTTAACCAAATATCTATCTGATCACTTAGGCACTGAAGCCTTTTACGAATCAGTAGACGATAATGAAGTATTACCATTATTCTACAAAGATCCAACTAAATATGCGTTCTTACTACAAATCTATTTCTTAAACAAACGATTTGATAGTATCAAACAAGCATATACAGATGATAACAACATCTTAGACCGTTCAATTTTCGAAGATTCATTACTCTTCCACTTGAACGCTGATCTTGGTCGCGCTACCGCAACCGAAGTCCGTGTCTACGACGAATTATTAGCCAACATGATGCAAGAATTGCCATTTGCTGCCCACAAGAAACGCCCTGACTTATTAATCCATGTACGCGTTAGTTTCGAAACAATGCTTTCACGGATTCAAAAACGTGGTCGTTCATACGAACAACTAGAAGCCGATCCAACCCTCTACGACTATTATAAAGAATTAAACAGCCGTTATGATGCTTGGTATGAAGCCTATGACGAAAGTCCCAAGATGCAAATCGATGGTGACAAATTAGACTTCGTTGAAAACGAAGCTGATCGTCAAAAAGTCATCGAAATGATTGACGAACGGGTGAAAGCCTTAAACGCAGAACAAGAAGCAAATATGGGTGCCTAA
- a CDS encoding helix-turn-helix domain-containing protein gives MDTNSVYLTSAEKDKYALFLDIINVKWDELPIKKRMSMAKKGEALIDDVNLKQVATLLDRNYSSLYNTYVSIVGDLQAILGTEEDDVKRLFAIPSDVYHLYLVQHSDIYDFVQILLRGGDISFKTFLAEHDSSKATVLRHLKQVRDLTRAFNLRVSYEPIRLEGDEKTIRLVLSALYWLASGGHQWLFEEINHECVLSAFDYVCDEFQLQKPNLLTHEIGATILAVTYYRVMAGAVVQPDEKLATIRYPYPNLISDLLAADFTKESTGLRTCLAELTLTEGRSEAAGLFFLLRYCPVPLRSITSTKVTADWADERYIPEIHRFVTAFLERIPFDIMHELEISQHTYDIFKNALLTTTVTTYILGMDATSVVFNELVIRMPQLKPNELLHKKISDTVDYLLFEPAFSFLASGRENLIKAYYNLIQQVIQQYHPVSQVKVALVIEQDYIGYMDILTALDNIKYVAVSTTDEALRDADLIVRTSSIALPENVNPEALYFTWRLNASSDHYARLYGIIHELWMQKGTQA, from the coding sequence GTGGATACCAATAGTGTTTATTTAACATCGGCAGAAAAAGATAAGTATGCTCTTTTCTTAGATATTATTAATGTCAAATGGGATGAATTACCCATTAAAAAACGAATGAGCATGGCTAAAAAGGGCGAAGCACTAATCGATGACGTCAATTTGAAGCAAGTGGCAACATTGTTAGACCGTAATTATAGTAGCTTATACAATACGTATGTCAGTATTGTTGGGGATCTGCAGGCAATATTAGGGACGGAGGAAGATGATGTTAAGCGACTCTTCGCAATTCCAAGTGATGTCTATCATTTATATTTAGTACAACATTCTGACATCTATGATTTCGTACAGATTCTATTGCGGGGCGGGGATATATCGTTTAAAACCTTCTTAGCAGAGCATGATAGTAGTAAAGCAACTGTATTACGTCATTTGAAGCAAGTCCGCGATCTAACCCGCGCCTTCAACTTACGGGTTTCATACGAACCAATCCGGTTGGAAGGTGATGAGAAGACAATTCGATTGGTCTTATCCGCCTTATACTGGTTGGCGTCTGGTGGGCATCAATGGCTATTTGAAGAAATCAATCACGAATGTGTTTTGTCGGCCTTTGACTATGTCTGTGATGAATTTCAATTGCAAAAGCCTAACCTATTAACGCACGAAATTGGCGCCACGATTCTGGCAGTAACTTATTATCGAGTGATGGCCGGTGCAGTCGTGCAGCCCGATGAAAAATTAGCAACTATTCGGTATCCCTATCCTAATTTAATCAGTGATTTACTTGCAGCCGATTTCACTAAAGAATCAACGGGATTACGAACTTGTTTGGCAGAGTTAACGTTAACGGAAGGGCGTTCAGAAGCCGCTGGACTATTCTTCTTGTTACGGTATTGTCCAGTACCGTTACGCTCAATAACAAGTACTAAGGTGACTGCTGATTGGGCAGATGAACGTTATATACCAGAAATTCATCGTTTTGTGACTGCCTTTTTGGAGCGTATTCCATTTGATATTATGCATGAGTTAGAGATTTCGCAGCACACATATGATATTTTCAAAAATGCGTTGTTAACGACTACGGTGACGACCTATATCCTTGGGATGGACGCGACCTCTGTCGTTTTTAATGAATTAGTCATTCGTATGCCGCAGCTAAAACCCAATGAACTACTCCATAAAAAAATTAGTGATACCGTAGATTACCTCTTATTCGAACCAGCTTTTAGTTTTTTAGCAAGTGGGCGGGAGAATTTGATAAAGGCTTACTATAATTTAATTCAACAAGTCATCCAGCAGTATCATCCTGTAAGCCAGGTGAAGGTCGCACTCGTGATTGAGCAAGATTACATTGGCTATATGGATATCTTAACAGCACTCGATAATATCAAATATGTCGCTGTTAGTACGACCGATGAAGCTTTACGGGATGCAGACCTGATTGTTCGGACGTCGAGCATTGCCTTACCCGAAAACGTTAATCCGGAGGCGTTATATTTTACGTGGCGCTTAAATGCTAGTAGCGATCACTATGCCCGGCTGTATGGCATTATTCATGAATTATGGATGCAAAAAGGTACCCAAGCATAA
- a CDS encoding polysaccharide deacetylase family protein, giving the protein MRTWQKWTLIVLTLFLIPIMYFENQYFMREQFKQSQKNMQQSTLSDFNDQASGQYAAFKIYAVAKPHGKIYYFVPQNQNGANIDLQKQEVALGNQLYAKAHKESPDIDHITLYVSYTAKNLQDNTYAFKPTAEAYGFVKSRFKTRYQRLFSQTGTEAIYDMQHNTTSVSFKDLQKDSTTIPMIRQLAINQQLQAHDYTPEQLTQLEALDFPGNDQATNFDFTTDGLTLKFAKNPLDIETIALPMATVGPYLNPNLVPEDNQMPSKKGGAKKIALTFNTTLKPSTITSVINQLNDLNIKATFFTTGKAAKEHPDQLKQLLKAGHVVGTQAYNNDDDLDTMSASEIADNLKQTDAAYFKASGQLPHLLRVTTETPSTELTTAASRALIAWSVDSEDWRLDIDAPTIAKNVNERITGGDLVLLHTSEATIKALPAIAKEQTAQKRHFVTVNELFKQRLTPYQQYFKAGDQRSLQ; this is encoded by the coding sequence ATGCGGACTTGGCAAAAATGGACTTTGATTGTTCTGACACTCTTCTTAATACCCATTATGTATTTTGAGAACCAATATTTTATGAGAGAGCAGTTTAAACAGTCGCAAAAGAATATGCAGCAGTCAACTTTAAGTGATTTTAATGACCAAGCAAGCGGTCAGTACGCGGCCTTTAAAATCTACGCTGTAGCCAAACCGCATGGAAAAATCTATTATTTTGTCCCACAAAACCAAAATGGGGCCAATATCGATTTACAAAAACAAGAAGTCGCACTCGGTAATCAGCTTTATGCAAAAGCACACAAAGAATCACCCGACATTGACCATATCACGTTGTACGTCAGTTATACTGCTAAGAACTTGCAAGACAATACGTATGCTTTTAAGCCAACCGCCGAGGCTTATGGTTTTGTAAAATCACGGTTTAAGACCCGTTATCAACGCTTATTTTCACAAACTGGAACTGAAGCCATCTATGATATGCAGCACAATACAACATCGGTTTCGTTTAAAGATTTACAAAAAGATAGCACAACAATTCCGATGATTCGTCAACTTGCAATTAACCAACAATTACAAGCCCATGATTATACCCCCGAACAACTTACACAATTGGAAGCACTTGATTTCCCGGGAAATGATCAAGCAACCAATTTTGACTTTACAACAGATGGTCTAACATTGAAATTCGCAAAGAATCCTCTTGATATTGAAACAATTGCCCTGCCAATGGCAACGGTTGGTCCATACCTCAATCCCAACCTTGTCCCAGAAGACAATCAAATGCCTTCCAAAAAAGGTGGTGCTAAAAAGATTGCACTCACCTTTAATACGACATTAAAACCTAGCACTATTACGAGTGTCATTAATCAACTAAACGATTTAAACATCAAAGCAACTTTTTTCACTACTGGTAAAGCAGCTAAAGAACATCCGGATCAACTGAAGCAATTACTCAAAGCTGGCCATGTCGTTGGCACCCAAGCGTATAACAACGATGATGACTTGGATACAATGAGCGCGTCAGAAATTGCCGATAACCTCAAGCAAACCGATGCCGCCTACTTCAAAGCCAGTGGTCAATTGCCACACTTATTACGGGTCACAACCGAAACCCCTAGTACGGAATTAACAACCGCTGCTAGCCGGGCACTAATCGCTTGGAGTGTTGATTCGGAAGATTGGCGCTTAGATATTGATGCGCCGACAATTGCCAAAAATGTAAATGAGCGTATTACAGGTGGTGATCTTGTCCTACTGCACACAAGTGAGGCAACGATTAAGGCATTACCCGCAATTGCTAAAGAACAAACCGCTCAAAAACGACATTTCGTGACAGTCAACGAGCTCTTCAAGCAACGATTAACACCTTATCAACAATATTTCAAAGCTGGTGATCAACGCTCGCTACAATAA
- a CDS encoding amino acid permease — protein MAGNEMKRELKTRHLSMIALGGSIGTGLFVTSGSAIAKAGPGGALLAYCGIGIMVFFLMTSLGEMATYLPVSGSFSTYATRFVDPALGFALGWNYWFNWAITLAVDISTAALVTEFWLPDMPGWIFSLVALLLIFLINITSVKSFGETEYWFALIKVITVIIFLGVGLLTILGIMGGHHTGLSNFTYKKAPFVGGLPMMLSVFVIAGFSFQGTELIGITAGESKTPEKSIPKAIKQVFWRILLFYILSIFVIACLIPYDSHSLLGASETNIAVSPFTLVFKRAGLASAASIMNAVILTSVLSAANSGMYASSRMLWSMAEDGYAAKIFAKTSKRGVPVMALIGTTIIGALTFVTSIFGTRIYLFLVAASGLTGFIAWLGIAVSHYRFRRAFKAQGHQLSELKYHARWFPFGPIFAFVLCLLVIAGQDIQAFKNFDWTAIGISYMSIPLFVVLYVYYKVRYKTKMIPLEEVDLSKHK, from the coding sequence ATGGCAGGAAATGAAATGAAGCGGGAGTTAAAGACGCGGCATCTTTCGATGATTGCGTTGGGCGGTAGTATCGGGACGGGCTTGTTTGTGACAAGTGGTTCAGCAATTGCAAAGGCAGGTCCAGGTGGTGCATTGTTAGCCTATTGTGGGATTGGGATTATGGTCTTCTTCTTGATGACCAGTTTGGGTGAAATGGCAACGTACTTGCCTGTCTCAGGTTCTTTCTCAACCTATGCAACGCGGTTTGTTGATCCAGCCCTTGGTTTTGCGTTAGGGTGGAATTATTGGTTTAACTGGGCGATTACGTTGGCGGTTGATATTAGTACCGCGGCACTCGTTACGGAATTCTGGCTTCCTGATATGCCAGGGTGGATTTTTAGCTTAGTCGCACTATTATTAATTTTCTTGATTAACATCACGAGTGTTAAATCATTCGGCGAAACGGAATATTGGTTTGCGTTAATCAAAGTGATTACGGTCATTATTTTCTTAGGTGTTGGGTTACTAACGATTCTCGGGATTATGGGTGGCCATCATACTGGCTTGAGTAACTTCACTTATAAGAAGGCCCCATTTGTTGGTGGGTTACCAATGATGTTGAGTGTCTTCGTCATTGCTGGCTTCTCATTCCAAGGCACCGAACTAATTGGGATTACAGCTGGTGAATCAAAGACCCCAGAAAAGAGTATTCCAAAGGCCATTAAACAAGTTTTCTGGCGCATTCTGCTATTTTATATTCTTTCAATCTTCGTGATTGCTTGTTTAATTCCTTATGATAGCCACTCATTGTTGGGCGCGAGTGAAACGAATATTGCTGTTAGTCCATTTACGTTAGTGTTCAAACGGGCTGGGTTAGCTTCTGCAGCCAGCATCATGAACGCAGTGATCTTAACATCAGTGTTATCAGCGGCAAACTCAGGGATGTACGCTTCATCCCGGATGTTGTGGTCAATGGCTGAAGATGGCTATGCAGCTAAAATTTTCGCTAAGACAAGCAAACGTGGCGTCCCAGTAATGGCACTGATTGGTACAACAATCATAGGAGCTTTAACCTTTGTGACAAGTATTTTTGGAACTCGGATTTATTTATTCTTAGTGGCAGCTAGTGGGTTGACTGGGTTTATTGCTTGGTTAGGAATTGCTGTGTCACATTATCGTTTCCGTCGTGCGTTCAAGGCACAAGGTCATCAGTTGAGCGAATTGAAATATCATGCACGTTGGTTCCCATTTGGTCCCATTTTTGCATTCGTGCTTTGTTTATTGGTGATTGCAGGGCAAGATATTCAAGCCTTTAAGAACTTCGATTGGACAGCGATTGGGATTAGTTATATGAGCATTCCATTGTTTGTCGTACTATATGTTTACTATAAAGTACGGTACAAAACTAAGATGATTCCACTAGAAGAAGTTGATTTATCAAAACATAAATAG
- a CDS encoding DUF916 and DUF3324 domain-containing protein — translation MRRMKQRFGLLLAVVATFDLMLMVSHQPVQAEKVTYSVTPVYPDNQTDTELGYYDLKVTPGRKQEVGVRVQNSGTKPITVDVTPTTATTNENGLIDYTGTNTKRDSTLKYSFSDMMSGAQRVKVPANGEQTVTFDLTVPNESFKGLVLGGFYISQVPKSQVDQALERKGGATLTNQYAYILAAKLTESDEMVHPSLRLNKVKAGLINSHTAVLANVQNVKANSVGKMVVKGEIRKVGSNKVLYQNKRSDLEMAPNSNFNYGIDLKNQPLKAGKYNIKLRVTSNKGSWLLSKNFEITRQEVAKYNDKAVELPENNNWWLYVIIGIMIVIILLLIILLWRKSRKDKEQ, via the coding sequence ATGAGACGAATGAAGCAACGATTTGGATTGTTATTAGCGGTGGTTGCCACTTTTGACCTGATGTTGATGGTTAGTCATCAACCAGTTCAGGCGGAGAAAGTGACTTATTCGGTTACGCCCGTCTATCCTGATAATCAAACGGATACGGAGTTGGGCTATTATGATTTAAAAGTTACTCCTGGTCGAAAACAAGAAGTTGGTGTGCGGGTTCAAAATAGTGGAACAAAACCAATTACGGTCGATGTGACCCCTACGACAGCGACAACCAATGAAAATGGATTGATTGATTATACAGGAACCAATACTAAGCGAGATAGCACGTTAAAGTATTCGTTTAGTGATATGATGTCGGGCGCGCAACGGGTAAAGGTACCGGCTAACGGTGAACAGACGGTGACTTTCGATTTAACAGTGCCAAATGAATCATTTAAAGGGCTGGTTTTAGGTGGCTTTTATATTTCACAAGTCCCTAAGAGTCAGGTTGATCAGGCGTTGGAACGAAAAGGTGGGGCTACTTTAACCAACCAATATGCCTACATTCTTGCAGCTAAACTGACTGAATCAGATGAAATGGTGCATCCTAGTCTACGGCTGAATAAGGTGAAAGCAGGATTGATCAATAGTCATACTGCCGTTTTAGCCAATGTTCAGAACGTCAAAGCTAATTCAGTCGGTAAGATGGTTGTTAAAGGTGAAATCCGCAAAGTTGGGTCAAACAAGGTTCTGTATCAGAACAAACGCAGCGACTTAGAGATGGCCCCTAATTCAAACTTTAATTACGGGATTGATTTAAAGAATCAACCATTAAAAGCCGGTAAATATAATATTAAGTTACGCGTAACATCGAATAAGGGGAGTTGGCTACTTTCTAAAAACTTCGAGATTACCCGTCAGGAAGTTGCAAAATATAACGATAAGGCCGTTGAATTACCAGAGAACAATAACTGGTGGTTATATGTCATTATCGGTATTATGATTGTCATTATCCTACTATTGATAATTCTTTTATGGCGGAAATCACGCAAAGATAAAGAACAATAA
- a CDS encoding Rrf2 family transcriptional regulator — MHLTRAFEQATCIIVLLATQDPEHTISSEVIHHRLGGSQTYLRKIIRKLVVAGLVKSASGNSGGFTLARPADEVSIYDVVLATEGQIKSYPDTGKLDTVFNDFQPVAKQGTLIINAAFHKADMLWANELKRQTVSGLIIETIGHQAIPVIDWNQSAEQRELLIQKIIKNLK, encoded by the coding sequence ATGCATTTAACACGGGCGTTTGAACAAGCAACTTGTATTATCGTACTTTTGGCGACGCAAGATCCTGAACACACAATTTCGTCTGAAGTCATTCATCATCGCTTAGGCGGGTCACAGACTTACCTACGCAAAATTATTCGTAAGTTAGTAGTGGCTGGGCTAGTGAAATCGGCTTCTGGTAATAGTGGTGGTTTTACACTAGCGCGGCCAGCCGATGAAGTTTCAATCTACGATGTTGTGTTGGCCACGGAAGGACAAATTAAGTCTTATCCAGATACGGGTAAGTTGGATACGGTCTTCAATGACTTCCAACCCGTTGCTAAACAAGGAACATTGATTATTAACGCTGCGTTCCACAAGGCGGACATGCTATGGGCGAACGAGTTAAAACGGCAAACTGTTTCTGGCTTGATTATTGAGACAATTGGGCATCAAGCCATTCCAGTGATTGATTGGAATCAATCAGCCGAACAGCGTGAATTACTCATCCAGAAGATCATTAAAAATTTAAAATAG
- a CDS encoding GNAT family N-acetyltransferase — translation MQIRTATTELRHFQPMDLEVVYQIGCQKKIVTQLNMTAFQSQQEAQSFLTMLMNDEDAWAIVDRTTQVVQGLIMLAPTLSADGQSVAAYELSFAILPAYQRRGIISAVLPATMQAYAQETGVNTFNAACFLTNQASQASLQKVQFEKTYQSQLPDYLGGQRVQYYRRIVNVFKL, via the coding sequence ATGCAGATTAGGACTGCCACAACTGAACTACGGCATTTTCAACCAATGGATCTTGAAGTGGTCTATCAAATTGGTTGTCAAAAAAAGATTGTGACGCAGCTAAATATGACGGCTTTTCAATCTCAACAAGAAGCACAGTCGTTTCTAACAATGTTGATGAATGATGAGGATGCTTGGGCGATTGTTGATCGCACAACGCAGGTGGTGCAAGGATTGATAATGCTCGCCCCTACCCTTAGTGCGGATGGACAATCAGTCGCGGCATATGAACTCAGTTTTGCCATCTTACCGGCATATCAACGACGTGGGATTATCAGCGCAGTATTGCCGGCAACGATGCAAGCCTATGCGCAAGAAACTGGTGTAAACACCTTTAATGCGGCCTGCTTTTTAACCAACCAAGCATCGCAAGCGAGTTTACAGAAAGTTCAGTTCGAGAAGACTTATCAATCACAACTACCGGATTATTTAGGCGGGCAACGAGTTCAGTACTACCGCCGAATAGTGAACGTTTTCAAATTGTAA
- the nhaC gene encoding Na+/H+ antiporter NhaC: MTKHKTSLLEASIVLLILLAIMGSGVIVFQLSPQTPVLTAIALLILWARWRHFSWDAIHSGIEDGLKSGIIPIIIFILVGALISIWIAAGVIPSLMVWGFKMVSVHWFIPSIFVVCALVGSAIGSAFTVISTVGIAFFGIGATLGLNTTIVAAAIISGAIFGDKSSPLSQSTNLTAAVTETDLFEHIKNLMWTTVPAFVGSLILYAIIGHTSKNVSLDKIGATVAVLNTHTSVSLLALIPIILIFVCARLKMPAIPTLFLNIAVSIGLIFFHNPHTPIAKIASYIENGFVAHTGDKSIDALLSRGGINSMLSTVALIILTLTLGGLLMKLGLIERVMAPLATHLKTPGQLLSAVIASGIGVNLFIGEEFLSVILPGKAFKSTFEKSNLSNLALGRALEDGGTVINYLVPWGVAGVFAANTLGVPTLSYLPFCFFSLLSPIFSILSAVTGIGLKRKTA; encoded by the coding sequence ATGACAAAACACAAAACTAGTTTATTAGAAGCAAGTATCGTTTTACTTATTCTGCTAGCCATCATGGGTAGCGGCGTGATTGTTTTCCAACTTTCACCACAAACACCCGTCTTAACGGCGATTGCCCTCTTGATTCTATGGGCCCGTTGGCGGCACTTTAGCTGGGACGCCATTCATTCTGGTATCGAAGATGGTCTCAAAAGCGGAATCATTCCTATCATTATTTTCATTCTCGTCGGCGCCTTAATCAGTATCTGGATTGCCGCCGGTGTGATTCCTAGCCTGATGGTCTGGGGCTTCAAAATGGTCAGTGTCCACTGGTTCATTCCCTCGATTTTCGTCGTCTGTGCGCTTGTCGGCAGTGCCATCGGGAGCGCCTTTACCGTCATTTCAACCGTCGGCATTGCTTTCTTCGGGATTGGAGCCACACTCGGACTAAACACTACCATCGTGGCCGCAGCTATTATTTCCGGGGCAATATTCGGTGATAAGTCATCGCCACTTTCACAATCAACAAACTTAACCGCAGCGGTTACTGAAACAGATCTATTTGAACATATTAAGAACTTGATGTGGACCACGGTTCCAGCGTTTGTTGGCTCATTAATTTTATACGCTATCATTGGCCACACCTCGAAAAATGTCTCCCTCGATAAAATTGGTGCGACGGTTGCTGTCTTAAACACGCACACTTCAGTTAGCCTACTTGCACTAATTCCAATCATCTTAATTTTCGTTTGTGCTCGCCTTAAAATGCCAGCAATTCCAACACTCTTTTTAAACATTGCCGTTTCAATCGGTTTAATCTTTTTCCACAACCCACACACACCAATTGCTAAAATTGCGAGTTACATTGAAAATGGGTTTGTTGCCCACACCGGCGATAAAAGTATCGATGCCTTGCTCTCACGCGGTGGGATTAATAGCATGTTAAGCACCGTCGCCTTAATTATCTTAACCTTAACCCTCGGTGGCCTCTTAATGAAGCTTGGTTTAATCGAACGCGTGATGGCCCCTCTTGCTACCCATCTTAAGACGCCAGGTCAATTGCTCAGCGCCGTTATTGCTTCTGGGATTGGCGTTAACCTCTTTATCGGTGAAGAATTCCTTTCTGTGATTCTCCCTGGTAAAGCCTTCAAGAGCACCTTTGAAAAATCAAACTTGAGTAATCTTGCTTTAGGGCGCGCCCTTGAAGATGGTGGGACAGTTATCAACTACCTCGTTCCATGGGGCGTCGCTGGCGTTTTTGCCGCTAATACTTTAGGCGTCCCTACCTTGAGTTACCTTCCATTTTGTTTCTTCAGTCTCTTATCACCAATCTTCTCAATTCTCAGTGCCGTTACTGGCATCGGGTTAAAGAGAAAAACCGCCTAA